A window of the Butyricimonas virosa genome harbors these coding sequences:
- the scpA gene encoding methylmalonyl-CoA mutase → MKPNFKDINIKSTEKATTAAAEWEKANHIEKNWLTPELIPVKPVYTAEDLKGMEHLDYVAGIPPYLRGPYSMMYPMRPWTIRQYAGFSTAEESNAFYRRNLAAGQKGLSVAFDLATHRGYDSDHPRVIGDVGKAGVAVDSIMDMKILFDQIPLDKMSVSMTMNGAVLPILAFYIVAGLEQGATLDQLQGTIQNDILKEFMVRNTYIYPPKFSMKIIADIFEYTSKNMPKFNSISISGYHMQEAGATADIELAYTLADGLEYLRAGVNAGMDIDAFAPRLSFFWAIGMNHFMEIAKMRAGRLLWAKIVKQFNPKNPKSLALRTHSQTSGWSLTEQDPFNNVGRTCIEAMGAALGHTQSLHTNALDEAIALPTDFSARIARNTQIYIQDETTICKSIDPWGGSYYVESLTQELVEKAWAHIQEIEKLGGMAAAIESGIPKLRIEEAAARTQARIDSGAQTIVGTNKYRLEKEDPIDILEVDNTAVREAQIRRLHELRANRNQAEVDAALAAITKCAETGEGNLLELAVDAAKKRASLGEISDACEKVAGRYKAVIRTVSGVYSSVAKEDEDFKKAKELADQFAEMTGRRPRIMIAKMGQDGHDRGAKVVATGYADLGFDVDMGPLFQTPEETAKQAVENDVHVVGVSSLAAGHKTLVPAVIAELKKLGREDILVYVGGVIPHQDYQFLFDAGAIAVFGPGTKVSKSAIQVLEILIDLAKK, encoded by the coding sequence ATGAAACCAAATTTCAAAGATATAAATATCAAGTCAACAGAAAAAGCTACCACTGCCGCTGCAGAATGGGAAAAAGCTAATCACATCGAGAAAAACTGGTTGACACCCGAGCTGATACCGGTAAAACCCGTGTACACGGCTGAAGATTTAAAAGGAATGGAACATTTGGATTATGTTGCCGGTATTCCTCCATATTTACGTGGTCCCTACTCCATGATGTACCCGATGCGTCCTTGGACAATCCGTCAGTATGCCGGATTCTCTACCGCAGAGGAATCAAATGCATTCTATCGTCGTAACTTGGCTGCCGGACAGAAAGGTTTGTCCGTGGCATTCGACTTGGCTACTCACCGCGGATACGACTCAGACCACCCGCGTGTAATCGGTGACGTGGGTAAAGCCGGTGTTGCCGTAGACTCTATCATGGACATGAAGATCTTGTTCGATCAAATTCCATTGGACAAAATGTCTGTATCCATGACGATGAACGGTGCCGTACTTCCTATCTTGGCATTCTATATCGTTGCCGGATTGGAACAAGGTGCTACTCTTGACCAATTACAAGGAACAATCCAGAATGATATCTTGAAAGAGTTCATGGTACGTAACACTTATATCTACCCGCCGAAGTTCTCTATGAAGATTATCGCTGACATCTTTGAATATACTTCCAAGAATATGCCGAAGTTCAACTCTATCTCTATCTCCGGATACCATATGCAAGAAGCAGGTGCTACCGCAGACATCGAGTTGGCATACACCTTGGCTGACGGTTTGGAATACTTACGTGCCGGAGTAAACGCCGGAATGGACATCGATGCGTTCGCTCCCCGCTTGTCATTCTTCTGGGCTATCGGTATGAACCACTTCATGGAAATTGCCAAGATGAGAGCCGGACGTTTGTTGTGGGCTAAGATCGTTAAACAATTCAACCCGAAAAACCCGAAATCTTTGGCATTGCGTACACACAGCCAGACTTCAGGTTGGTCATTGACCGAGCAAGATCCGTTCAACAACGTGGGTCGTACTTGTATCGAGGCCATGGGAGCTGCTTTGGGACACACGCAATCACTGCATACCAACGCATTGGACGAGGCTATCGCTCTTCCAACCGACTTCTCTGCTCGTATCGCTCGTAATACCCAGATCTATATTCAGGATGAAACCACCATATGTAAATCAATCGACCCGTGGGGAGGTTCTTACTATGTTGAGAGCTTGACTCAAGAATTGGTTGAGAAAGCATGGGCTCACATCCAAGAAATTGAGAAATTGGGTGGTATGGCTGCCGCTATCGAATCCGGTATTCCAAAACTCCGTATAGAAGAGGCTGCAGCACGTACCCAAGCACGTATCGACAGTGGCGCTCAAACCATCGTGGGAACCAACAAATACCGTTTGGAAAAAGAAGACCCGATCGATATTCTTGAGGTTGACAACACCGCTGTACGTGAGGCACAGATCCGTCGTTTACACGAATTGAGGGCTAACCGCAACCAAGCTGAAGTTGATGCCGCGTTGGCTGCAATCACCAAATGTGCAGAAACAGGAGAAGGAAACTTACTCGAATTAGCTGTTGATGCCGCCAAGAAGAGAGCCTCTTTGGGTGAAATTTCAGATGCATGTGAAAAAGTTGCCGGACGTTATAAAGCAGTTATCAGAACCGTGAGTGGAGTATATTCAAGTGTCGCTAAAGAAGATGAAGACTTCAAGAAAGCGAAAGAACTGGCAGACCAGTTTGCAGAAATGACAGGACGTCGTCCGCGTATCATGATCGCTAAAATGGGTCAGGACGGACACGACCGTGGTGCTAAAGTTGTCGCTACAGGTTACGCAGACCTTGGTTTCGACGTGGATATGGGACCGTTGTTCCAAACTCCGGAAGAAACCGCAAAACAAGCCGTTGAGAACGACGTTCATGTTGTCGGAGTATCTTCTCTGGCAGCCGGTCACAAAACACTTGTACCTGCCGTTATCGCTGAATTGAAGAAATTGGGACGTGAAGACATCCTCGTTTACGTGGGTGGTGTTATTCCTCACCAAGACTACCAATTCTTGTTCGATGCGGGTGCTATCGCCGTATTCGGCCCCGGTACCAAAGTATCCAAGAGTGCAATCCAAGTTCTTGAAATCTTGATTGACTTGGCTAAAAAATAA
- a CDS encoding L-threonylcarbamoyladenylate synthase, translating to MNDEKLKEEVRKACEILKNGGIILYPTDTIWGIGCDATNEVAVKRVYELKLREDSKAMLVLLDDVGKLASYVEVPDVAYELLEVNDKPMTIIYPNAKNLAKNLIAQDQTIGIRITSETFTKALLYRFRKPIVSTSANISGEPSPRCFAEISEVVKAAVDYVVDFRQEETTNPAPSSIIKLDVGGKIQIIRK from the coding sequence ATGAATGATGAAAAGTTAAAGGAAGAAGTTCGTAAGGCTTGCGAAATTCTTAAAAATGGGGGGATAATTCTTTATCCCACAGACACAATATGGGGCATTGGGTGTGACGCCACGAACGAGGTAGCCGTGAAACGGGTGTACGAGCTGAAACTCCGGGAGGACAGTAAGGCCATGTTAGTATTATTGGACGACGTGGGTAAGCTTGCATCCTACGTGGAGGTTCCGGACGTGGCTTACGAGCTGCTGGAAGTGAACGATAAACCCATGACAATCATTTACCCGAATGCGAAGAATCTGGCGAAGAATCTGATTGCCCAAGATCAGACTATCGGCATCCGGATTACCTCGGAAACTTTCACGAAAGCCTTGCTTTACCGTTTCCGTAAACCCATTGTCTCGACGTCAGCCAACATCAGCGGGGAACCTTCTCCCCGGTGTTTTGCCGAGATCAGTGAGGTCGTGAAAGCCGCTGTTGATTACGTGGTAGATTTCCGCCAGGAAGAAACAACGAATCCCGCTCCCTCCAGTATTATCAAACTAGATGTTGGTGGCAAGATTCAAATCATCAGAAAGTAA
- the tsaB gene encoding tRNA (adenosine(37)-N6)-threonylcarbamoyltransferase complex dimerization subunit type 1 TsaB, with protein MALILNIDTSTDVCSVAIARDGNLIALKENDEGFNHSTLLGVYVDDLLKENDLTANDLDAVAVSMGPGSYTGLRIGVSLAKGICFGAGKPLIAVSTLAALANAVAQREGEEFFYCPMIDARRMEVYTAIYDREGNVVRDIHAEVIEENPFADLLSARKVLFFGNGSDKVKEVLKHPNAVFINGVSTSAANMIGLAQQQFEIGKFEDVAYFEPFYLKDFVATVPKRKVL; from the coding sequence ATGGCTCTTATTTTAAATATAGATACTTCAACAGATGTATGTTCCGTGGCGATTGCCCGGGATGGAAACTTGATTGCTTTAAAAGAGAATGACGAGGGATTTAATCATTCTACTTTGCTGGGTGTGTACGTGGATGATTTATTAAAGGAGAACGACTTGACGGCGAATGATCTGGATGCCGTGGCCGTGAGTATGGGACCCGGTTCCTACACGGGCTTGCGCATCGGGGTTTCTTTAGCTAAAGGAATATGTTTTGGTGCCGGGAAACCCTTGATTGCCGTTAGTACGTTGGCCGCACTGGCAAACGCCGTGGCTCAAAGAGAGGGCGAAGAGTTTTTTTATTGTCCTATGATTGATGCTCGTCGCATGGAAGTCTATACGGCAATATATGATCGGGAAGGAAATGTCGTGCGGGATATTCACGCTGAAGTGATTGAAGAAAATCCTTTTGCTGATTTATTATCCGCCCGAAAGGTGTTATTCTTTGGGAACGGGAGTGATAAAGTGAAAGAAGTCTTGAAACATCCGAATGCCGTGTTCATTAACGGGGTCTCGACTTCTGCGGCAAACATGATTGGGCTTGCTCAACAACAATTTGAAATTGGAAAATTTGAAGATGTAGCCTATTTTGAACCGTTTTATTTGAAAGATTTTGTGGCTACCGTGCCCAAACGAAAAGTTTTGTAG
- the mutA gene encoding methylmalonyl-CoA mutase small subunit: MAENVNEKLFSEFAPNTTQEWKDKVIADLKGADFDKKLVWRTNEGFNVQPMYRLEDMKDLKNLECFPGEYPFVRGNKKNNNEWFVRQDIVVEDVAEANKKALNVLNKGVDSLGFVLTNCKNFTKADMATLLKDICLECIEINFVACCNKVAILNMFKEYVAEKGFNPEKIQGGINIDPISKLVLEGKFCDPNPFSVVKATTESTAELKNFKTIEIGGYVFNNSGASIVQELGFSLAAGVEYLDKLTDAGMDVKDIAPRMRFHFATGSKYFMEIAKLRAARYLWAHIVKAYNPCCDCVCKMNIHAETSEWNKTVYDPNVNMLRTQTETMSATIGGVDSFTVHPYDYIYECHPSELGERVARNQQLLLKEESHFDKIVDPAGGSYYIEELTQFIAEAAWKLFLEVQEQGGMVKALESGFVQAAVKATAQKRDQDIANRKENFLGTNQFPNFNEKMDKELCACILEPEDKTAPDAVVETLKPYRGTQAFEAMRIRTDLFAKEQGHRPVVYMFPMGNLAMRKARAQFACNFFACAGFQVMDNNGFKTVEEGAKACMDNKADIVVICSSDDEYATIAPEVYAAMKDKAIIVVAGNPECRPQLEEIGIKNYVHVKCNVLEDLKAYQQKLGIK, translated from the coding sequence ATGGCAGAGAATGTAAACGAAAAGCTTTTCAGTGAATTTGCTCCCAACACCACCCAAGAGTGGAAGGACAAAGTCATTGCAGACCTAAAAGGGGCTGACTTCGATAAAAAGCTGGTTTGGAGAACAAACGAGGGATTCAACGTACAACCGATGTACCGGTTGGAGGACATGAAAGACCTCAAGAACTTAGAATGCTTCCCGGGAGAATATCCTTTCGTGAGAGGTAACAAGAAAAATAACAACGAATGGTTCGTTCGTCAAGACATCGTGGTAGAGGATGTGGCTGAAGCGAACAAGAAAGCGTTGAATGTTCTGAACAAAGGTGTTGACTCACTCGGATTCGTGCTTACAAATTGCAAGAACTTCACGAAAGCCGACATGGCCACCTTGTTGAAAGATATTTGCTTGGAATGTATCGAGATTAACTTCGTTGCATGTTGCAACAAGGTTGCCATCTTGAATATGTTCAAAGAGTACGTTGCAGAGAAAGGATTTAACCCTGAAAAAATACAGGGAGGTATCAATATCGATCCGATCAGCAAACTCGTTTTAGAAGGAAAATTCTGTGACCCGAACCCGTTCAGCGTGGTAAAGGCCACCACGGAAAGTACTGCCGAACTGAAAAACTTCAAAACCATTGAAATAGGTGGATATGTATTCAACAATTCTGGAGCATCCATCGTGCAGGAATTGGGTTTCAGCTTGGCTGCCGGAGTAGAATACCTTGACAAATTAACCGATGCAGGAATGGACGTGAAGGACATCGCTCCTCGTATGCGTTTCCACTTTGCTACCGGTTCCAAATACTTCATGGAGATTGCCAAATTAAGAGCAGCTCGTTACTTGTGGGCCCACATCGTGAAAGCTTACAATCCTTGCTGTGACTGTGTTTGCAAGATGAATATCCATGCTGAAACATCAGAATGGAACAAGACGGTGTACGACCCGAACGTGAACATGCTCCGTACTCAAACGGAAACCATGTCCGCAACGATCGGTGGTGTTGACTCGTTCACGGTTCACCCGTACGACTACATCTACGAGTGCCATCCTTCAGAACTGGGAGAACGCGTGGCTCGTAACCAACAATTATTATTGAAAGAAGAATCACATTTCGACAAGATCGTTGACCCTGCCGGTGGTTCATATTATATCGAGGAATTAACCCAATTCATCGCCGAGGCTGCTTGGAAACTCTTCTTGGAAGTACAAGAACAAGGTGGTATGGTGAAAGCTCTTGAATCAGGATTCGTACAGGCTGCCGTGAAAGCTACCGCACAGAAGAGAGATCAAGACATCGCTAACCGAAAAGAAAACTTCTTGGGGACGAACCAATTCCCGAACTTCAACGAGAAAATGGATAAAGAACTTTGCGCTTGCATCCTAGAGCCGGAAGACAAAACCGCTCCTGACGCTGTTGTTGAAACGTTGAAACCTTACCGTGGAACTCAAGCTTTCGAAGCTATGCGTATTAGAACTGACTTGTTTGCAAAAGAACAAGGTCATCGCCCGGTAGTTTACATGTTCCCGATGGGTAATTTGGCTATGCGTAAAGCAAGAGCTCAATTTGCTTGTAACTTCTTCGCTTGTGCTGGATTCCAAGTAATGGATAACAACGGATTCAAGACTGTTGAAGAAGGTGCTAAAGCATGCATGGACAACAAGGCTGATATCGTGGTAATCTGTAGCTCGGATGACGAGTACGCAACCATTGCACCGGAAGTATATGCAGCAATGAAGGACAAAGCAATCATCGTTGTTGCCGGCAACCCGGAATGCAGACCCCAACTGGAAGAAATTGGCATCAAGAACTATGTTCACGTAAAATGTAACGTGCTGGAAGACTTGAAAGCATACCAACAAAAATTGGGAATTAAGTAA
- a CDS encoding diaminopimelate dehydrogenase, producing MKKIRAAIVGYGNIGSYVLEALQAAPDFEVAGVVRRDATNVPAELKDYVVVSDIAQIKDVDVAILCTPTRSVESYASKILAMGINTVDSFDIHTEISGLHKRLGEVAKKHGKVSVISAGWDPGSDSVVRALLEACAPKGITYTNFGPGMSMGHTVAVKAVEGVKAALSMTIPVGTGIHRRMVYVELKEGYDFKQVAEAIKTDPYFVHDETHVMQVACVDNLKDMGHGVNLVRKGVSGKTQNQLFEFDMKINNPALTGQILVATARASMKQQPGCYTLIEIPVIDMLYGDREELIKHLV from the coding sequence ATGAAGAAAATTAGAGCAGCCATCGTCGGGTATGGAAATATAGGTAGTTACGTGCTTGAGGCATTGCAAGCTGCCCCCGACTTTGAAGTAGCAGGAGTAGTACGCCGGGATGCGACGAACGTGCCGGCCGAATTGAAGGACTATGTTGTCGTGTCGGATATTGCTCAAATCAAGGATGTAGACGTGGCAATTTTGTGTACCCCGACCCGTAGCGTGGAGTCGTATGCCTCGAAAATACTGGCTATGGGGATTAACACGGTGGATAGTTTCGATATTCACACGGAGATTTCCGGTTTGCATAAACGTCTGGGAGAGGTTGCCAAAAAGCATGGGAAAGTATCTGTTATTTCCGCGGGATGGGATCCGGGAAGTGATTCTGTCGTTCGTGCCTTGTTAGAGGCTTGCGCCCCGAAAGGGATTACTTATACGAATTTCGGCCCCGGCATGAGCATGGGACACACGGTTGCCGTGAAAGCCGTTGAAGGTGTGAAAGCCGCATTATCCATGACTATTCCGGTAGGTACGGGGATCCATCGCCGAATGGTGTACGTGGAGCTGAAAGAGGGGTATGATTTTAAACAAGTGGCCGAGGCTATCAAGACCGATCCTTATTTCGTGCATGACGAGACGCACGTGATGCAGGTGGCGTGTGTTGATAACTTGAAAGATATGGGCCACGGTGTGAATCTTGTTCGCAAGGGTGTCTCCGGTAAGACTCAGAACCAGTTGTTCGAATTTGATATGAAGATCAATAATCCGGCCTTAACGGGACAAATTCTCGTGGCAACAGCCCGTGCATCCATGAAACAACAGCCGGGATGCTACACGTTAATCGAGATTCCGGTGATCGATATGCTGTATGGGGATCGGGAGGAGTTGATCAAGCATTTGGTATAG
- the efp gene encoding elongation factor P: MATTADFRNGLCIVFKDDLYRIVQFQHVKPGKGPAFVRTKMQNIKTGRTLENTFTSGVKIDVVRIERRPYQFLYMEGEDYIMMHTETFEQIPIAKDLINAPQFLKEGDAVEMVVHADTETPLYVELLPTVVLEVTYTEPGLKGDTASSTALKPAEVETGARVMVPLFINTGEKIRIKTEDGTYVERVKE; encoded by the coding sequence ATGGCAACAACGGCTGATTTTAGAAATGGATTATGTATCGTTTTCAAAGACGATTTATACAGAATTGTACAGTTTCAACACGTGAAACCCGGTAAAGGTCCCGCTTTCGTGAGAACAAAAATGCAGAACATCAAAACCGGTCGTACCTTGGAAAATACCTTTACTTCAGGGGTAAAAATTGATGTAGTGCGAATTGAGAGACGCCCGTACCAATTCCTGTACATGGAAGGAGAGGATTATATTATGATGCACACGGAAACTTTCGAGCAAATTCCTATCGCGAAAGATTTAATCAATGCACCCCAGTTCTTGAAAGAAGGTGATGCTGTTGAGATGGTTGTACACGCTGACACGGAAACCCCGTTATACGTTGAGTTGTTGCCGACTGTTGTTTTGGAAGTAACTTACACGGAACCGGGATTGAAAGGTGATACCGCTTCTTCTACGGCATTGAAACCGGCAGAGGTTGAAACCGGAGCAAGAGTAATGGTTCCTCTTTTCATCAACACCGGCGAGAAAATCCGTATCAAAACGGAGGATGGTACTTACGTGGAACGTGTGAAAGAATAA
- a CDS encoding fimbrillin family protein translates to MKKFILSILAIAAMTSCTKTSEDDVDPNAPVEIKLNAGIETSVSIGRSAVNNLDEATLGDFVFFKGDGDQTGTNLTWSYTPLTSTVSADGTITFNPVLYYNQDPTKYTYFIGMYPKSAGTITDNKLEFTPTEVEKGQTDIMYAQKISGNKNTTTNLKIQFTHALSQLKFKFTKGSSFESTSATVTSITIKGTNIPTEIDLSTGAMTYSLDTKNIKLEFTTDNTIGGSTAPKNVIMINPSSSNIKADITIQNGEKVLTFTDIDITVTPQAGESHEIELTFEQQAVSGQASITEWTDGTGGTGTVK, encoded by the coding sequence ATGAAAAAATTTATTCTATCTATTCTTGCCATAGCAGCTATGACAAGTTGTACGAAAACATCCGAAGATGACGTTGATCCTAATGCTCCGGTAGAGATTAAACTAAATGCTGGAATCGAAACAAGTGTTTCTATTGGAAGAAGTGCTGTTAATAATCTGGATGAAGCAACACTTGGAGATTTTGTTTTCTTTAAAGGAGATGGAGATCAAACCGGAACAAATCTTACGTGGAGTTATACCCCCCTTACTTCAACGGTTTCTGCAGACGGAACAATTACTTTCAATCCAGTTCTATATTATAATCAAGATCCTACAAAATACACTTATTTCATTGGGATGTATCCCAAATCCGCCGGGACAATAACCGACAACAAACTCGAATTTACTCCTACAGAAGTAGAGAAAGGGCAAACAGATATTATGTATGCTCAAAAGATTTCCGGGAATAAAAACACAACGACAAATCTCAAAATTCAATTTACACATGCTTTATCTCAATTAAAATTCAAATTCACAAAAGGAAGCTCTTTTGAATCTACAAGTGCTACCGTTACATCAATCACCATCAAAGGGACAAACATCCCGACAGAAATTGATCTTTCAACAGGAGCTATGACTTACAGCTTAGACACCAAAAATATCAAATTGGAATTCACCACAGATAACACGATTGGAGGTTCTACTGCTCCCAAAAATGTCATAATGATTAACCCTAGTTCTTCCAATATAAAAGCAGACATTACAATACAAAATGGAGAAAAAGTTCTCACGTTCACGGATATTGATATTACAGTTACCCCACAAGCCGGAGAATCTCATGAAATTGAACTTACATTTGAACAACAAGCAGTCTCGGGACAGGCGAGTATTACAGAATGGACTGACGGAACCGGAGGAACTGGAACTGTAAAATAG
- a CDS encoding AraC family transcriptional regulator produces the protein MMNNSISSPIFWMYFSYVLSFIIPLFCGLTLLTVKGAISSEQAGMHPRRLLGIIFTFSGLIFIPNMIQDIHKYITGELGLLIFDIAINLFLVPLHFFYFRKLSKPEKLTSRRIWPHLMPGILVLIISFFLSPLQEKVAENYVCFNTNLPLIIFRCASLILQAIMITIYTLRILHLKRKHMQRLEENYSSMEDIDLHWLNQAIPLAAFFAFVALFSSCFQAIWSNYLFHISSILFTFYLFIHALNEPYICYTEQHAEIHEEEIIPPNSCPEPPVITPTSETELSPVFPALPEKYLKNLGIKREKMKNELVQLFDEKEIYTNGNLTITDVAALLGTNRTYVSNVINNEFGFSFYQFVNKYRIQKATILFIQHPDMQIQEIASLSGFNSLSSFISAFKLNEGITPKQWKQRYVDAL, from the coding sequence ATGATGAATAACAGCATATCTTCTCCTATATTTTGGATGTATTTTTCGTACGTCCTTTCTTTTATCATTCCCCTATTTTGCGGCCTCACGCTATTAACGGTCAAAGGGGCCATCTCCAGTGAACAAGCCGGAATGCATCCGCGGCGGCTACTGGGAATTATTTTCACATTCTCGGGGCTGATCTTCATCCCGAACATGATACAAGATATTCATAAATATATCACGGGTGAACTGGGCTTACTAATCTTTGATATTGCCATTAACTTGTTCTTAGTTCCCCTGCATTTTTTCTATTTCCGCAAGCTCTCGAAACCGGAAAAACTGACATCCAGAAGAATTTGGCCACACTTGATGCCGGGAATTTTAGTGCTGATCATCAGTTTCTTTTTGTCCCCTCTGCAAGAAAAGGTTGCAGAGAACTACGTGTGCTTTAACACCAACTTACCTCTAATTATTTTCCGTTGTGCCAGCCTAATCCTTCAAGCCATCATGATCACGATATACACGCTTCGCATTCTACATTTAAAACGAAAACACATGCAACGATTAGAAGAGAATTATTCTTCCATGGAAGACATTGATTTACACTGGCTAAACCAAGCCATCCCTCTGGCTGCATTTTTCGCATTCGTAGCTCTTTTCTCATCTTGTTTTCAAGCCATCTGGAGCAATTATCTATTCCACATTAGTTCCATATTATTCACTTTTTACCTGTTTATCCACGCTCTCAACGAACCTTATATCTGTTACACGGAGCAACATGCGGAAATTCATGAAGAGGAAATCATTCCCCCTAATTCCTGTCCAGAACCACCTGTCATCACTCCAACAAGCGAAACGGAATTATCCCCCGTTTTTCCTGCTTTACCCGAAAAGTATTTGAAAAATCTCGGGATCAAAAGAGAAAAGATGAAGAATGAACTCGTCCAACTTTTCGATGAAAAAGAAATATACACTAACGGAAACCTAACCATAACCGACGTGGCCGCCTTACTGGGAACAAACCGCACGTATGTCTCGAACGTTATCAACAACGAGTTTGGTTTCAGTTTTTACCAGTTCGTCAACAAATACCGGATACAGAAAGCCACGATTCTATTCATTCAACACCCGGATATGCAAATCCAGGAAATAGCCAGCCTTTCCGGCTTTAATTCTCTTTCCTCGTTCATCTCTGCCTTCAAACTCAACGAGGGCATCACCCCAAAACAATGGAAACAACGTTACGTGGACGCTCTTTAA
- a CDS encoding class I SAM-dependent methyltransferase, with product MDIKLLSPSCWTDYELIDSGAFEKLERFGRYVIARPEPQAIWNKSLSDAEWQQRADAYFKKDKKSEDRGEWICKPKMSQQWFVNYRYGDMNIRMRLGLTSFKHVGVFPEQAENWNFISDQVKRIGTGAKVLNLFAYTGGATLAAKSAGADVTHVDSVKPVVSWARENMEVSGLDGIRWIVDDALKFVQREVRRGKKYNGIILDPPAYGRGANGEKWVLEENINELITLCGQLLEGSNSFLVLNLYSMGLSALLARSIVRQLVGDCTGEQFGELYFTDSYGKSLPLGVYYRLWR from the coding sequence ATGGATATAAAATTATTAAGCCCTTCATGCTGGACAGATTACGAGTTAATTGATAGTGGTGCTTTCGAGAAATTGGAACGCTTCGGACGTTACGTGATTGCTCGACCGGAACCACAGGCGATATGGAATAAATCGCTTTCCGATGCGGAATGGCAGCAACGGGCCGATGCTTATTTCAAGAAGGACAAGAAGAGCGAAGACCGGGGCGAGTGGATTTGTAAGCCTAAAATGTCGCAGCAATGGTTCGTGAATTACCGGTATGGAGATATGAATATCCGGATGCGGTTGGGATTAACCTCTTTCAAACACGTGGGGGTATTTCCGGAACAGGCCGAGAACTGGAATTTTATATCGGATCAGGTAAAACGAATTGGTACGGGAGCGAAAGTGTTGAATTTATTTGCTTACACGGGAGGTGCCACCCTTGCTGCGAAGAGTGCGGGTGCGGATGTAACTCATGTGGATTCGGTGAAACCTGTCGTTTCTTGGGCGAGAGAGAATATGGAGGTTTCCGGCTTGGATGGGATTCGCTGGATCGTGGATGACGCTCTAAAATTCGTGCAACGGGAAGTGCGTCGGGGGAAAAAGTACAATGGGATTATTTTAGATCCTCCGGCTTATGGGCGTGGGGCGAATGGCGAGAAATGGGTGTTGGAAGAAAATATTAACGAGTTGATTACCTTGTGTGGGCAATTGTTGGAAGGTTCCAATAGTTTCCTTGTGCTTAACCTGTATTCCATGGGACTTTCCGCACTGTTAGCCCGAAGTATCGTGCGACAGCTAGTCGGAGATTGTACCGGGGAACAATTCGGAGAGTTGTATTTTACCGATTCATACGGGAAGTCGTTGCCGTTAGGAGTTTATTATCGGTTGTGGCGATGA
- a CDS encoding UDP-2,3-diacylglucosamine diphosphatase, translated as MPKKQQHYKTIVLSDIHLGSKWSKTKEVTRFLKRHSCDTLILCGDIIDGWSLMRGKTSKWRRCHTNFIKVLLDISHNTKIIYVRGNHDDFLDRVIPLTFSNISVVKDYIYTSGNKRYYVLHGDVFDKVTSSMSWLAKVGDVGYSFLLWVNKIYNRRRLRKGLPYYSIAREIKLKVKVSVSYISDFEKHIVDIAGKKDCQGVICGHIHYPEKKMIENVFYLNSGDWVESLSALTEDYDGNWNVYIEDVVPMSVVQKRESCELPSFA; from the coding sequence ATGCCTAAGAAACAGCAACATTACAAAACAATCGTTCTTTCGGACATCCACCTTGGTTCTAAATGGTCGAAGACGAAAGAAGTTACCCGTTTTTTAAAACGACACTCTTGCGATACCCTTATCTTATGTGGTGATATTATCGACGGGTGGTCGCTTATGCGAGGGAAAACCAGTAAATGGCGGCGGTGCCACACGAATTTTATCAAGGTGTTACTGGACATCTCGCATAACACGAAGATTATTTACGTGCGGGGAAATCATGATGATTTCCTGGATCGAGTGATCCCCTTGACCTTCTCGAATATTTCAGTGGTGAAGGATTACATCTACACGAGTGGGAATAAACGTTATTACGTGCTGCATGGGGACGTGTTTGATAAAGTGACTTCCTCCATGAGTTGGTTGGCGAAAGTCGGGGATGTGGGATATTCTTTCTTGTTGTGGGTGAACAAGATTTATAATCGCCGTCGATTGAGGAAAGGCTTGCCCTATTATTCGATTGCCCGGGAAATCAAGTTAAAAGTGAAAGTTTCGGTTTCATATATCAGTGATTTCGAGAAGCATATCGTGGATATTGCCGGGAAAAAAGATTGCCAAGGGGTAATTTGCGGGCATATCCATTATCCGGAGAAAAAGATGATCGAGAACGTGTTTTATTTGAATTCGGGAGACTGGGTGGAATCTCTCTCTGCCTTGACCGAGGATTACGATGGAAATTGGAACGTGTATATCGAGGACGTTGTACCTATGAGTGTAGTACAAAAAAGGGAGTCTTGTGAACTCCCTTCTTTTGCCTAA